A genomic segment from Sphingomonas astaxanthinifaciens DSM 22298 encodes:
- a CDS encoding peptidylprolyl isomerase: MILLLTLAAVAAPAPAKPVTPSEIVAKAPAAEWETVRPEDLLVIDYDGGGRTIIELAPAFAPVHVANIRALANGGYWTGSSVYRVQDNYVAQWGVNEGGPAVPASVVKRPPAEYSRSVKGLAIRPLGFSDPYAARVGHALGWPVAWNPKTGQANLTHCYGMVGVGRDMAPDTGMGGELYAVIGHAPRHLDRNIALVGRVVEGIENLSALPRGTEALGFYKTGTVARLIRTVRLASAMPATERPSFQVMKTGSASFGAYVRARANRQDQFFNVPAGGVDLCNAPVPVRRTPAPSSSR; the protein is encoded by the coding sequence ATGATCCTGCTCCTCACCCTCGCCGCCGTTGCCGCTCCCGCGCCGGCCAAGCCTGTCACCCCCTCCGAGATCGTCGCCAAGGCGCCCGCCGCCGAGTGGGAGACGGTCAGGCCCGAGGACTTGCTGGTGATCGATTATGACGGCGGCGGGCGAACGATCATCGAGCTCGCCCCCGCCTTCGCGCCGGTCCATGTCGCCAACATCCGCGCGCTGGCGAACGGTGGCTATTGGACCGGCTCGAGCGTCTACCGGGTGCAGGACAATTATGTCGCGCAATGGGGGGTGAACGAGGGCGGCCCGGCGGTCCCCGCTTCGGTGGTGAAGCGGCCGCCCGCCGAATACAGCCGATCGGTGAAGGGGCTGGCGATCCGCCCGCTCGGCTTTTCCGATCCCTATGCGGCGCGCGTCGGCCATGCGCTCGGCTGGCCGGTCGCCTGGAACCCGAAGACGGGGCAGGCCAATCTCACGCATTGCTACGGCATGGTCGGGGTCGGCCGCGACATGGCGCCTGACACCGGGATGGGCGGCGAGCTCTATGCGGTGATCGGCCATGCGCCGCGCCACCTTGACCGCAACATCGCGCTGGTCGGCCGGGTGGTCGAGGGGATCGAAAATCTCTCGGCGCTGCCACGCGGCACCGAAGCCCTCGGCTTCTACAAGACGGGAACGGTCGCGCGGCTGATCCGGACGGTCCGCCTCGCCTCGGCGATGCCGGCGACCGAGCGGCCGAGCTTCCAGGTGATGAAGACGGGGAGCGCCAGTTTCGGTGCCTATGTCCGCGCGCGCGCCAACCGGCAGGACCAGTTCTTCAACGTGCCCGCGGGCGGGGTCGACCTATGCAATGCGCCGGTGCCCGTCAGACGGACACCGGCGCCATCGTCCTCGCGTTAG
- the ykgO gene encoding type B 50S ribosomal protein L36: MKIRNSLKSLKDRHRDCRVIRRRGRTYVINKTNRRFKARQG, translated from the coding sequence ATGAAGATTCGCAATTCGCTGAAGAGCCTCAAGGACCGTCACCGGGACTGCCGCGTCATTCGCCGGCGTGGCCGCACTTACGTCATCAACAAGACGAACCGCCGGTTCAAGGCGCGCCAGGGCTAA
- the rpsU gene encoding 30S ribosomal protein S21: protein MQIIVRDNNVDQALRALKKKLQREGVYREMKLRRHYEKPSEKRARERAAAIRRARKLERKRAEREGAR, encoded by the coding sequence ATGCAAATCATCGTTCGCGACAATAATGTCGACCAGGCGCTGCGCGCGCTCAAGAAGAAGCTGCAGCGCGAGGGCGTCTACCGCGAGATGAAGCTGCGCCGTCACTACGAGAAGCCGTCGGAGAAGCGGGCGCGCGAGCGTGCCGCGGCGATCCGCCGGGCCCGCAAGCTCGAGCGCAAGCGCGCCGAGCGCGAGGGTGCGCGCTGA
- the purT gene encoding formate-dependent phosphoribosylglycinamide formyltransferase — MFLAKLMLLGSGELGREFAIAAKRLGCAVVACDRYAGAPAMQVADAAEVFSMLDGESLRAAVEKHRPDFIVPEIEAIDTATLAALESEGWHVVPSAKAAQLTMNRDGIRRFAAEELGLTTSRYRFAESEEEALAAAEHVGLPCVIKPVMSSSGKGQSTASTPDEVRSAFRYAIEKMRGDRPRVIVEEFIRFDSEITLLTVAAADGVHFCAPIGHRQEAGDYRESWQPAALAPPVLESAQRQAATIVSALGGRGLFGVEFFIAGDRAIFSELSPRPHDTGMVTLVSQEPNEFELHLRAILGLPVAPIVQRGPSASAVVLADRPSRAFAFRGVAEALAKGSPATPVDLRLFGKPETLPGRRMGVALARAASMGQAVDLAKAVAAAVAIEYEEE, encoded by the coding sequence ATGTTCCTCGCGAAGCTGATGCTGCTCGGGTCCGGTGAGCTCGGACGGGAATTTGCCATCGCCGCCAAGCGGCTCGGCTGCGCGGTGGTCGCCTGCGACCGCTATGCGGGAGCCCCCGCAATGCAGGTGGCCGACGCGGCCGAAGTCTTCTCGATGCTCGACGGGGAATCGCTCCGGGCCGCGGTCGAGAAGCACCGCCCCGATTTCATCGTGCCCGAGATCGAGGCGATTGACACCGCGACCCTCGCCGCGCTCGAGAGCGAGGGATGGCATGTCGTCCCCTCGGCCAAAGCCGCGCAGCTGACGATGAACCGCGACGGCATTCGCCGTTTCGCTGCCGAGGAACTTGGGCTCACCACCAGCCGCTATCGCTTCGCCGAAAGCGAGGAGGAAGCGCTCGCCGCCGCCGAGCATGTCGGCCTGCCCTGCGTCATCAAGCCGGTCATGTCCTCCTCGGGCAAGGGGCAGAGTACCGCCTCGACTCCCGACGAGGTCCGCTCGGCCTTTCGCTACGCGATCGAGAAGATGCGTGGCGACCGGCCGCGGGTGATCGTCGAGGAATTCATCCGCTTCGACAGCGAGATCACGCTGCTGACGGTCGCCGCGGCCGACGGTGTGCATTTCTGCGCGCCCATCGGCCACCGCCAGGAAGCGGGCGACTATCGCGAGAGCTGGCAGCCCGCCGCCCTCGCCCCGCCTGTGCTGGAGAGCGCACAGCGGCAGGCCGCGACCATCGTCTCGGCACTGGGGGGTCGCGGGCTGTTTGGGGTCGAATTCTTCATTGCGGGCGATCGGGCGATCTTCTCCGAACTGAGCCCGCGCCCGCATGACACGGGCATGGTCACGCTCGTCAGTCAGGAGCCCAACGAGTTCGAGCTCCACCTGCGGGCGATCCTCGGCCTGCCGGTCGCGCCGATCGTCCAGCGCGGCCCCAGCGCCTCGGCGGTCGTCCTCGCCGACCGGCCGAGCCGCGCCTTCGCCTTCCGCGGGGTGGCCGAGGCGCTTGCGAAGGGATCGCCCGCAACCCCGGTCGACCTTCGGCTGTTTGGAAAGCCGGAGACCCTGCCCGGTCGCCGCATGGGGGTCGCTCTCGCCCGCGCCGCCAGCATGGGCCAGGCGGTCGATCTCGCCAAGGCGGTCGCCGCCGCGGTGGCCATCGAGTACGAAGAGGAATGA
- a CDS encoding arylesterase has protein sequence MLRWFLFPALLAATPVAAQAPAPAAKADGPLILAFGDSLTAGYGLGRGLGFAPQLQDTLRRHGVKARVHDAGVSGDTTAGGRARIGWTLQRLGEKPTLAIVELGANDMLRGVDPAVTEANLDAILAELKKQGIPVLVAGMLAAPNLGPDYRRRYEAIFPSLARKYGADLYPFMLQGVVGNRALLLSDGVHPNFEGVKRIVTGMLPTVQRALAKTRA, from the coding sequence GTGCTCCGCTGGTTCCTGTTCCCCGCCCTCCTCGCCGCCACCCCCGTCGCCGCGCAGGCCCCGGCGCCCGCGGCCAAGGCCGACGGTCCGCTGATCCTCGCGTTCGGGGACAGCCTGACCGCGGGCTATGGGCTCGGAAGGGGACTTGGCTTCGCGCCGCAGCTCCAGGACACGCTTCGTCGCCACGGAGTGAAGGCGAGGGTTCATGATGCGGGGGTTTCGGGCGACACCACCGCGGGCGGGCGGGCGCGAATCGGCTGGACGCTCCAGCGCCTCGGCGAGAAGCCGACGCTCGCGATCGTCGAACTCGGCGCCAACGACATGCTGCGCGGGGTCGATCCGGCGGTGACCGAGGCCAATCTCGATGCGATTCTCGCCGAACTGAAGAAGCAGGGCATTCCGGTGCTGGTCGCGGGCATGCTCGCCGCGCCCAACCTCGGGCCCGACTATCGCCGCCGTTACGAGGCGATCTTCCCGTCGCTCGCGCGGAAATATGGCGCCGACCTCTACCCCTTCATGCTGCAGGGGGTGGTCGGCAATCGCGCGCTGCTCCTGAGCGATGGGGTGCACCCCAATTTCGAGGGGGTGAAGCGAATCGTGACAGGCATGCTGCCGACGGTGCAGCGCGCCCTCGCAAAAACCCGCGCCTAG
- a CDS encoding PilZ domain-containing protein, which translates to MVIDARIAQDPSSGERRLQPRAPVDLEAHVREMGTTGTEARVLNISADGFMAETNVDYEVGARIWLILPGRERASAVVRWTAAGKLGAQFAEPLSNEALAQIEG; encoded by the coding sequence TTGGTCATCGACGCCCGTATCGCCCAGGACCCGTCCAGCGGTGAGCGCCGTCTTCAGCCGCGTGCGCCCGTCGACCTCGAGGCGCATGTCCGCGAGATGGGCACCACCGGAACCGAGGCGCGGGTGCTCAACATCTCGGCCGACGGTTTCATGGCCGAGACCAATGTCGATTACGAGGTCGGCGCGCGGATCTGGCTGATCCTCCCCGGCCGTGAGCGGGCGAGCGCCGTGGTGCGCTGGACCGCTGCCGGCAAACTCGGCGCGCAATTCGCCGAGCCACTCAGCAACGAGGCGCTCGCCCAGATCGAGGGCTAG
- a CDS encoding ABC transporter permease, with product MSAGLRLGRRDLQQGIGGLWLLLACLTIAVAGLAGVSSLSSAIQSAIDGQSRELLGGDLVLSVAQRAATPAEQAALAKLGTVRASTTLRSTAQIGSQTALVDLSGIEPGWPAAGKVTLASGRMPAGAGEAAVGRELAERFDLPVGGRLRIGYGDFTVSGIVADLPSPSGFALSPPVLVDPAGLAATRLVQPGSLYTSSYRIALPSGSEEAAVGKAFQQRFPDGGWRATDRNEAAGGTRRFTERTGQMLLLIALGALGIGSIGIASAANAFAASRRATIAILKVHGARGRDLLVMLGTSVAMLAGIAILLGLAVGAFTPAVVGWAARDLLPVAPDPAPQWAALGLSALFGLLVTIAAAWPPLARAARARPATVLRGDVGEQRSAPRDLVVVLLMAAAAIALALATSSAPVVTASAIGGGLVLALLFAAAGWALARLARALGGRGGPLTRLGLAALHRPGAATVRLSVALGLGLSLLVALAGIGGSIRAELGQSIPAKAPALFMLDIPANEEARFRALAASELKDADLRLVPSLRGPVTALNGRPVSAMSAIPEGAWILRGDRGLTFAANLPEGNQVVAGRWWPANYRGPPLVSLDVEAGKALGLKIGDTITVAVLGVPIEARIASFRTIDWRSFGFNFAIIFAPGALEQAPYTLMATAAPTPGSSTIAFERALARELPMVSTIRVSDVVARVTTILEGLDAAIRIATSIAILIGVTVLAGSVTATRRTRLRESVLLKLVGATRAQVLGAQAIEFSVMSGGIVLLAFAAGTSAAWAVVTRLFELPFRPDWPSLLALPAAGVLIAVATALAAAWPALSARPATAFRSL from the coding sequence ATGAGCGCGGGGCTGCGGCTCGGCCGCCGCGACCTCCAGCAGGGGATCGGCGGGCTGTGGCTGCTGCTGGCCTGCCTGACCATCGCCGTCGCGGGCCTGGCCGGGGTCAGCAGCCTGTCGAGCGCGATCCAGTCGGCGATCGACGGGCAGAGCCGCGAGCTTCTCGGCGGCGACCTGGTCCTCAGCGTCGCCCAGCGCGCCGCGACCCCGGCCGAGCAGGCCGCGCTGGCGAAGCTCGGCACCGTGCGCGCCAGTACCACCCTTCGAAGCACCGCGCAGATCGGATCGCAGACCGCCCTCGTCGACCTGTCGGGGATCGAGCCCGGCTGGCCGGCGGCGGGCAAGGTCACCCTTGCGTCGGGTCGAATGCCGGCGGGCGCGGGCGAGGCGGCGGTAGGGCGCGAGCTCGCCGAGCGGTTCGACCTTCCGGTCGGCGGCCGACTGCGGATCGGCTATGGCGATTTCACCGTCAGCGGGATCGTCGCCGATCTGCCCTCCCCCTCGGGCTTCGCCTTGTCGCCGCCGGTACTGGTCGATCCCGCGGGCCTCGCGGCGACCCGCCTGGTCCAGCCCGGCAGCCTTTATACCAGCAGCTACCGGATCGCGCTTCCCTCGGGCAGTGAGGAAGCCGCGGTCGGCAAGGCCTTCCAGCAGCGTTTCCCCGATGGCGGCTGGCGCGCGACCGACCGCAACGAGGCGGCCGGTGGGACCCGCCGCTTTACCGAGCGTACCGGCCAGATGCTCCTCCTGATCGCGCTCGGCGCGCTCGGCATCGGCAGCATCGGAATCGCCTCGGCCGCCAATGCCTTCGCCGCCTCGCGCCGCGCGACCATCGCCATCCTCAAGGTGCACGGAGCGCGCGGGCGCGACCTCCTCGTCATGCTCGGAACCAGCGTTGCCATGCTCGCCGGCATCGCCATCCTTCTCGGCTTGGCGGTGGGCGCCTTCACGCCGGCGGTGGTGGGCTGGGCGGCTCGCGACCTGCTGCCGGTCGCGCCCGATCCCGCCCCGCAATGGGCAGCGCTCGGCCTGTCGGCGCTGTTCGGCCTGCTCGTGACGATCGCCGCCGCCTGGCCGCCGCTGGCGCGCGCCGCCCGGGCCCGGCCCGCAACCGTCCTTCGCGGCGATGTCGGCGAACAGAGGAGCGCGCCGCGCGACCTCGTCGTCGTCCTCCTCATGGCCGCGGCGGCGATCGCGCTGGCGCTCGCCACTTCGTCAGCGCCGGTCGTCACCGCCTCGGCGATCGGGGGTGGTCTCGTGCTTGCGCTGCTGTTCGCCGCCGCCGGGTGGGCCCTTGCCCGGCTCGCCCGCGCGCTCGGCGGCCGGGGCGGTCCGCTGACCCGGCTCGGACTCGCCGCGCTCCACCGGCCCGGCGCGGCGACGGTGCGGCTGAGCGTCGCGCTTGGCCTCGGCCTCTCGCTGCTGGTCGCGCTGGCGGGGATCGGCGGCAGCATCCGCGCCGAGCTCGGCCAGTCGATCCCGGCCAAGGCTCCGGCCCTGTTCATGCTCGACATCCCGGCAAACGAGGAAGCCCGTTTCCGTGCTCTCGCCGCGAGCGAACTCAAGGACGCCGACCTCCGCCTCGTGCCGTCGCTGCGCGGACCGGTAACGGCGCTCAACGGCCGGCCGGTGTCCGCGATGTCGGCGATCCCCGAAGGCGCCTGGATCCTGCGCGGCGACCGCGGCCTGACCTTCGCCGCGAACCTCCCCGAGGGCAACCAGGTGGTCGCCGGGCGCTGGTGGCCCGCCAATTATCGGGGACCGCCTCTGGTCAGCCTCGACGTCGAGGCGGGAAAGGCGCTCGGCCTCAAGATCGGCGACACCATCACCGTCGCGGTCCTCGGCGTGCCGATCGAGGCGCGGATCGCCAGCTTCCGAACGATCGACTGGCGCAGCTTCGGCTTCAACTTCGCGATCATCTTCGCGCCGGGCGCGCTCGAGCAGGCCCCCTACACGTTGATGGCGACCGCCGCCCCGACCCCCGGAAGCTCGACGATTGCCTTCGAGCGCGCGCTGGCCCGGGAACTGCCGATGGTCAGCACGATCCGGGTCAGCGACGTCGTCGCGCGGGTCACCACCATCCTCGAGGGGCTCGATGCCGCGATCCGGATCGCCACCTCGATCGCGATCCTGATCGGGGTCACCGTGCTGGCCGGGTCGGTCACCGCCACCCGCCGCACGCGGCTGCGCGAAAGCGTCCTCCTCAAGCTGGTCGGCGCGACCCGGGCACAGGTGCTGGGCGCGCAGGCGATCGAGTTTTCGGTCATGAGCGGGGGCATCGTCCTGCTCGCCTTCGCGGCGGGGACCAGCGCCGCCTGGGCGGTCGTGACGCGCCTGTTCGAACTGCCCTTCCGCCCCGACTGGCCGAGCCTGCTTGCGCTTCCCGCGGCGGGCGTCCTGATCGCCGTCGCCACCGCCCTCGCCGCGGCCTGGCCCGCCCTCAGTGCCCGCCCGGCGACCGCATTCCGGTCGCTCTGA
- a CDS encoding PilZ domain-containing protein, with protein sequence MGERRPAPLTVALSTLSRNLVGTLLDISRMGARVRLAAPPAVGQEVYLTLGALRLFGSVCWASADQCGLVFDEAINANELSRVMIDALRSRDTTPEILAAREDWEQRRL encoded by the coding sequence ATGGGCGAGCGCCGGCCCGCGCCGCTCACCGTCGCGCTGTCGACGCTCAGCCGCAATCTCGTCGGCACCCTGCTCGACATTTCGCGCATGGGCGCCCGGGTGCGGCTCGCCGCGCCGCCGGCCGTCGGGCAGGAGGTTTACCTGACCCTGGGCGCGTTGCGGCTGTTTGGGAGCGTGTGCTGGGCGAGCGCGGATCAGTGCGGACTGGTCTTCGACGAGGCGATCAACGCGAACGAGCTTTCGCGGGTCATGATCGACGCGCTTCGGTCGCGCGACACCACCCCCGAAATCCTTGCCGCGCGCGAGGACTGGGAGCAGCGCCGCCTCTGA
- a CDS encoding M20/M25/M40 family metallo-hydrolase produces MRLTPFGIAPLAAVLIAAAPAKSPPLAPLYRAPQAQADRVHATVQFLADDLLEGRGTGKRGHEVAAAYVASRFRALGLQPAGENGSWYQRVPFRRATIDGTPSFTLTLNGKSEALTDKEMAVRPSVTEQVRNLSAPLVYVGFGLRDPKLKLDDYAGLDVRGKIVITLGGTPPGLPSDIAAHLSSRKAEMAAAAGAIGILDITNGNAGTRPVTDWIDKEGRAGSTPQGLRVRGIIARSLAERLFAASPQPLAAVMAARAAGKPLPGFALGSSVAMQVKSAWSDFTSPEVVGKMEGSDPRLKAEHVVLMGHLDHLGIKEDAKPGEDNIYNGALDNAAGVATMLEAAERFVASGQKPKRSLLFIANTGEELGLLGASYWAAHPTVPVESVTAGIDLDMPLPLYDFTDVTAFGAEHSTIADAVAKAGRTMGVSVGPDPMPEQGIFVRSDHYPLVLRGIPAILMFTGHANGGKPKWDAFFAGAYHRLNDDLNQDINWGALARYGELNYRIARELADSPQRATWKKGDYFARP; encoded by the coding sequence TTGCGCCTGACTCCGTTCGGTATCGCTCCGCTCGCCGCTGTCCTCATCGCCGCCGCGCCGGCCAAATCTCCCCCGCTCGCCCCGCTCTACCGCGCTCCGCAGGCGCAGGCCGACCGGGTCCATGCGACGGTGCAGTTCCTCGCCGACGACCTCCTCGAGGGCCGCGGCACCGGCAAGCGTGGCCATGAGGTCGCCGCCGCCTATGTCGCCAGCCGCTTCCGCGCCTTGGGTCTCCAGCCCGCGGGCGAGAATGGCAGCTGGTACCAGCGCGTGCCGTTCCGCCGCGCGACGATCGACGGCACCCCGAGTTTCACGCTGACCCTGAACGGCAAGAGCGAGGCGCTCACCGACAAGGAGATGGCGGTCCGCCCGAGCGTGACCGAGCAGGTCCGCAATCTCAGCGCGCCGCTGGTCTATGTCGGCTTCGGCCTGCGCGATCCCAAGCTCAAGCTCGACGATTATGCCGGGCTCGACGTTCGTGGGAAAATCGTGATCACGCTCGGCGGGACCCCGCCGGGGCTGCCGAGCGACATCGCCGCCCACCTCTCCTCGCGCAAGGCCGAGATGGCCGCCGCGGCCGGTGCGATCGGGATCCTCGACATCACCAACGGCAATGCCGGCACCCGGCCGGTGACCGACTGGATCGACAAGGAAGGCCGCGCCGGCTCGACCCCGCAGGGCCTGCGCGTCCGAGGGATCATCGCCCGTTCGCTCGCCGAGCGGCTGTTCGCCGCTTCGCCCCAGCCCCTTGCCGCCGTGATGGCGGCGCGCGCGGCGGGCAAGCCCTTGCCGGGCTTCGCGCTCGGCTCGTCGGTGGCGATGCAGGTCAAGTCGGCGTGGAGCGATTTCACCAGCCCCGAGGTCGTCGGCAAGATGGAAGGCAGCGACCCGCGCCTCAAGGCCGAGCATGTCGTCCTGATGGGCCATCTCGACCATCTCGGGATCAAGGAAGACGCCAAGCCCGGCGAGGACAATATCTACAACGGCGCGCTCGACAATGCGGCGGGCGTCGCGACCATGCTCGAGGCTGCCGAGCGGTTCGTCGCCTCGGGGCAGAAGCCCAAGCGCTCGCTCCTGTTCATCGCCAATACGGGCGAGGAACTGGGCCTGCTCGGCGCCTCCTACTGGGCGGCGCATCCGACCGTGCCCGTCGAGAGCGTCACCGCGGGCATCGATCTCGACATGCCGCTGCCGCTCTATGACTTCACCGACGTGACCGCCTTCGGCGCCGAGCACAGCACGATTGCCGACGCGGTCGCCAAGGCCGGCCGGACCATGGGCGTTTCGGTCGGGCCCGATCCCATGCCCGAGCAGGGCATCTTCGTCCGTTCCGACCATTATCCGCTGGTGCTGCGCGGGATCCCGGCGATCCTGATGTTCACCGGCCACGCCAATGGCGGCAAGCCCAAGTGGGACGCCTTCTTCGCGGGCGCCTATCACCGGCTCAACGACGACCTGAACCAGGACATCAACTGGGGGGCGCTCGCCCGCTATGGCGAGCTCAACTATCGGATCGCCCGCGAACTGGCCGATTCGCCCCAGCGGGCGACGTGGAAGAAGGGCGACTATTTCGCCAGGCCTTGA
- a CDS encoding murein L,D-transpeptidase catalytic domain family protein — protein sequence MSINRRDMLRQVGLGGAAALISGAALAADLPGLIGVPKPFAGEPLVPVGPVAPVAAAPAVVPAAPLGVDPALFARAKQALERHRASLRNTDKIGIVDFSKASHDPRFHVVDLASGQVTSHLVAHGRGSDVGHTGFLEQFSNAFGSNATSNGAYSTADFYQGKYGLSMKVNGLDWSNNNALARAIVVHSAWYAEADMIPLHGKLGRSEGCFAFGQRSHFDVMRELADGRLIYADKIA from the coding sequence GTGAGCATCAATCGTCGTGACATGCTTCGTCAGGTGGGTCTTGGCGGCGCGGCTGCCCTCATCTCGGGCGCGGCGCTCGCGGCGGACCTCCCCGGCCTGATCGGCGTGCCCAAGCCATTCGCCGGCGAACCCCTGGTGCCGGTTGGCCCGGTGGCCCCCGTCGCCGCAGCTCCGGCCGTCGTGCCGGCCGCGCCGCTTGGAGTCGATCCCGCGCTCTTTGCTCGCGCCAAGCAGGCGCTCGAGCGGCATCGCGCGTCGCTGCGCAACACCGACAAGATCGGCATCGTCGACTTTTCCAAGGCCAGTCACGATCCGCGCTTCCACGTGGTCGACCTTGCCAGCGGCCAGGTCACCAGCCACCTCGTCGCGCACGGCCGCGGCTCGGACGTCGGGCACACCGGGTTCCTCGAGCAATTCTCCAACGCCTTCGGCAGCAATGCGACGTCGAACGGTGCCTATTCGACCGCGGACTTTTACCAGGGCAAGTACGGGCTCTCGATGAAGGTCAACGGCCTCGACTGGAGCAACAACAACGCGCTCGCCCGCGCGATCGTGGTCCACTCGGCCTGGTATGCCGAGGCCGACATGATCCCGCTGCACGGGAAGCTCGGCCGGTCGGAAGGCTGTTTCGCCTTCGGCCAGCGGAGCCACTTCGACGTGATGCGCGAGCTGGCGGACGGCCGCCTGATCTACGCCGACAAGATCGCCTGA
- a CDS encoding L,D-transpeptidase family protein produces the protein MAQVNAAKPAATPVQADPLAPKPASPTESATTAAPVAPPVVQLPPPVWQPAQVTELLTYIRGVGKDGLDPRDYDPTVLEAGLRAGDPVALSAAATATFDKLARDLALGHVRGAARVQWFVKDPDMPEGRSRQLLDQALAGAGFASVLDGLLPTHPQYGSLKAALVKASPSDSATVGKIRLNMDRWRWLPRDLGNRYIIVNVPGEHATLVENGATRWKNKAIAGATKTPTPQLAVQATGVILNPWWEVPPSLSSDVAGKKGYVAVKGKDGKVQRWRQPPGPGNALGKMKFVMYNPQNIYLHDTNNRGLFDSQARFFSHGCIRTKDILDLASQLLADDGGEWTPERVQSTLAANKTVQANFVKPVPVYIVYFSIAALTDGSIVKYTDLYKRDAPVMAALMDRDGGAKPAVKAAAK, from the coding sequence ATGGCCCAGGTGAATGCGGCGAAGCCGGCGGCAACGCCCGTCCAGGCCGATCCGCTCGCGCCCAAGCCCGCGTCCCCGACCGAATCCGCGACCACCGCGGCCCCGGTGGCGCCGCCGGTCGTCCAGCTTCCGCCGCCGGTGTGGCAGCCCGCACAGGTGACCGAGCTGCTGACCTACATTCGCGGCGTCGGCAAGGACGGGCTCGATCCACGCGACTATGACCCCACGGTGCTCGAGGCGGGGCTGAGGGCCGGCGATCCGGTTGCCTTGTCGGCTGCGGCGACCGCGACCTTCGACAAGCTCGCGCGCGATCTCGCGCTCGGCCACGTCCGTGGCGCGGCGCGGGTCCAGTGGTTCGTGAAGGATCCGGACATGCCCGAGGGCCGGAGCCGCCAGCTGCTCGACCAGGCGCTGGCCGGGGCCGGCTTCGCAAGCGTGCTCGACGGGCTGCTTCCGACCCACCCGCAATATGGATCGCTCAAGGCGGCGCTGGTCAAGGCGTCGCCCAGCGACAGTGCGACGGTCGGCAAGATCCGCCTCAACATGGACCGCTGGCGCTGGCTGCCGCGCGACCTCGGCAACCGCTACATCATCGTCAACGTGCCCGGCGAGCATGCGACCCTGGTCGAGAATGGTGCGACCCGCTGGAAGAACAAGGCGATCGCCGGCGCGACCAAGACCCCGACCCCGCAGCTTGCGGTGCAGGCGACGGGCGTGATCCTCAATCCCTGGTGGGAAGTGCCGCCGAGCCTGTCGAGCGATGTCGCCGGCAAGAAGGGCTATGTCGCGGTCAAGGGCAAGGACGGCAAGGTCCAGCGCTGGCGCCAGCCGCCGGGTCCGGGCAACGCCTTGGGCAAGATGAAGTTCGTGATGTACAATCCGCAGAACATCTATCTGCACGACACGAACAATCGCGGGCTGTTCGACAGCCAGGCGCGCTTCTTCAGCCACGGCTGCATCCGCACCAAGGACATTCTCGACCTCGCCAGCCAGCTACTGGCCGACGATGGGGGCGAGTGGACGCCCGAGCGGGTCCAGTCGACGCTCGCGGCGAACAAGACCGTGCAGGCCAATTTCGTGAAGCCGGTGCCGGTCTACATCGTCTATTTCTCGATTGCGGCACTGACCGACGGCAGCATCGTCAAATATACCGACCTCTACAAGCGCGACGCCCCGGTGATGGCGGCGCTGATGGATCGCGACGGCGGGGCCAAGCCCGCGGTCAAGGCCGCCGCCAAATAA
- a CDS encoding ABC transporter ATP-binding protein encodes MTTPLIQLADVRLTLGDGAARTEILRGIDLVVGEGETVAVLGASGSGKSSLMAIIAGLEKATSGTARVLGQDMGALGEDALARLRGQSIGVVLQAFHLLPTMTALQNVMVPMELSGAADPETRARAELAAVGLAERADHYPAQLSGGEQQRVAIARATAPAPRLLLADEPTGNLDTATGAKIIDLLFDRVEAAGAGLVVITHDAAVAERAGRVIRIADGRLAG; translated from the coding sequence ATGACCACGCCCCTCATCCAGCTCGCCGATGTCCGCCTGACGCTCGGCGACGGCGCCGCGCGGACCGAGATCCTGCGCGGGATCGATCTGGTGGTGGGCGAGGGCGAGACGGTCGCGGTGCTCGGCGCCTCGGGCTCGGGAAAAAGCTCGCTGATGGCGATCATCGCCGGGCTTGAGAAGGCGACCTCGGGGACCGCCCGAGTGCTCGGACAGGACATGGGCGCGCTCGGCGAGGACGCGCTGGCACGATTGCGCGGGCAGAGCATCGGGGTCGTGCTCCAGGCCTTCCACCTGTTGCCGACGATGACCGCGCTCCAGAACGTCATGGTTCCGATGGAGCTGTCGGGCGCGGCCGATCCCGAGACCCGGGCCCGGGCCGAGCTCGCCGCGGTCGGGCTTGCCGAACGCGCCGACCATTATCCCGCGCAGCTGTCGGGGGGCGAGCAGCAGCGGGTGGCGATCGCCCGCGCGACCGCGCCCGCGCCGCGTCTGCTTCTCGCCGACGAGCCGACCGGCAATCTCGACACCGCGACCGGCGCGAAGATCATCGACCTCCTGTTCGACCGCGTCGAGGCGGCGGGCGCGGGGCTCGTCGTCATCACCCACGATGCCGCGGTCGCCGAGCGGGCGGGCCGGGTGATCCGAATCGCCGACGGGCGCCTCGCCGGATGA